A region of Chelonoidis abingdonii isolate Lonesome George chromosome 8, CheloAbing_2.0, whole genome shotgun sequence DNA encodes the following proteins:
- the RBMX2 gene encoding RNA-binding motif protein, X-linked 2, whose amino-acid sequence MNPLTKVKLINELNQREAELGVQEKVSWHAEYSDSAWIFVGGLPYELTEGDIICVFSQYGEIVNINLVRDKKTGKSKGFCFICYEDQRSTILAVDNFNGIKIKGRTIRVDHVANYRPPKDSEDIDDVTKVLRERGCGAKTPPPTSSDSSSEDSEVPVKKHTDKEKRKREQKEKKRGLQGVKRALPAGEPPATAWIKKEKEDSAYDQYANPRQQSRNGSGRKHASRTYLEEEPEQEQRHKRAVERQGDKGHQEQKGLSSAWKEEEAEYKNRKGEGRSSRQEECLGSIRSRERWERSTRDQHARERELSSSRDSSRY is encoded by the exons ATGAA ccccctgacGAAGGTGAAACTGATCAATGAGCTGAACCAACGGGAGGCTGAGCTAGGCGTACAGGAGAAGGTGTCATGGCATGCAGAGTACAGTGATAGCGCCTGGATCTTCGTGG GAGGTCTCCCCTATGAGTTGACAGAAGGTGATATCATCTGCGTGTTTTCACA ataTGGAGAAATTGTGAACATTAATCTGGTGCGAGATAAAAAGACTGGAAAATCGAAAGGTTTCTGTTTTATTTGCTACGAAGATCAGAGAAGCACCATACTTGCTGTTGACAACTTTAATGGGATCAAG ATAAAAGGAAGGACAATTCGGGTGGATCATGTCGCTAACTATCGCCCTCCAAAGGACTCTGAGGATATAGATGATGTAACAAAAGTCCTACGTGAGagaggctgtggggctaaaactCCTCCACCTACTTCATCTGACTCTTCCTCAGAAGACAGTGAGGTACCAGTGAAAAAGCATACAG ataaagagaagagaaaaagagagcagaAGGAGAAGAAGAGGGGCTTGCAAGGTGTGAAGAGGGCCCTCCCTGCAGGAGAGCCTCCTGCCACAGCCTggattaaaaaggaaaaggaagactCTGCCTACGACCAATATGCTAACCCAAGGCAGCAGTCCCGGAATGGGTCTGGGCGAAAGCATGCAAGTAGGACTTATCTGGAAGAGGAACCTGAGCAAGAGCAGCGTCACAAGAGAGCTGTGGAGAGACAAGGGGACAAGGGGCACCAGGAGCAAAAGGGTCTGAGCAGTGCCtggaaggaggaagaggcagaataCAAGAACAGAAAGGGTGAAGGCCGCAGCAGCAGACAAGAGGAATGTCTAGGGAGCATTAGATCAAGAGAGCGATGGGAGAGAAGCACCAGGGACCAGCATGCCAGGGAACGAGAGCTGTCTAGCTCTCGGGACTCCAGCCGCTATTGA